From Apis mellifera strain DH4 linkage group LG5, Amel_HAv3.1, whole genome shotgun sequence, the proteins below share one genomic window:
- the LOC551397 gene encoding 28S ribosomal protein S18a, mitochondrial, translated as MAVLCRIIKCLENNILSIGRNRNITLSATSYIKEIIEKKEGNTLTIEAVIKSDKNDERFLKPKNGACPICSSGLNIKHTDVLILNQFVRSDGCILPRRITGLCEIQQKRISSLIQMAQYAGLMQRRAPKGGLLHPLQRRKWRKFNSYYDEKTIKARYV; from the exons atggctGTATTATGTCGCATCATAAAATGTttagaaaacaatatattatcaataggacgaaatagaaatataacattatctgCAACAAGTTATATCAAAGAAa taatcgaaaagaaagaaggaaatactTTAACTATTGAAGCTGTAATAAAATCAGATAAAAATGATGAACGATTTTTAAAACCTAAAAATGGGGCATGTCCTATTTGTTCGTCTGgtcttaatattaaacataca gatGTTCTCATTCTAAATCAGTTTGTTAGATCAGATGGGTGTATATTGCCACGTAGGATTACAGGTCTTTGTGAAATAcaacaaaaaagaattagtTCATTAATCCAAATGGCTCAATATGCag GACTAATGCAAAGGAGAGCTCCTAAAGGTGGTTTACTTCATCCTTTACAGAGAAGgaaatggagaaaatttaatagctattatgatgaaaaaactattaaagcTAGATATGTGTaa
- the LOC724348 gene encoding estradiol 17-beta-dehydrogenase 2, which yields MRFINYIKTYSTIFITDLTTSIALFYLWNKGYKYLASTISLCGFGATYLYCCFKSRDKIFSNHAIIVTGCDSGLGYSLALHCRKLGAVVIASVLQIDGPGAKQLENENVLVYPLDVTKIKSVENFVNSVRTILTQNNLVLRCLINNAAIMIFGEFEWQTDEQLRNQVEVNLLGTMRITQELMPMIRAHFTRIIVISSHCNIQPIPGVAAYSGTKAALNAWATAIRMELKKYGIKVVCLIPGSFVNESNILTRQVEHFEVMRRSMSEEAKTFYGDYFARYSQYFTSVGQDTSLRKLQDSGVYETFEGALLDKYPSPVYKNESWRYFIYHTLFMISPICLRDRLVQKFVQGPLWTRKEC from the exons atgcgatttataaactatattaaaacatattccacaatatttataactgaTCTAACAACTTCGATCgctcttttttatttgtggAACAAGGGATACAAATATTTGGCATCAACGATTTCTTTATGTGGTTTCg gtGCTACTTACTTATATTGCTGTTTTAAATCTCGGGATAAGATATTCTCAAATCATGCTATTATTGTGACTGGTTGCGATTCAGGATTGGGATATAGTCTGGCTCTGCATTGTCGGAAGCTTGGGGCAGTTGTAATCGCTAGTGTATTGCAAATCGATGGACCCGGAGCTAAACAATTAGAAAACGAAAACGTGCTCGTTTATCCCTTGgatgtaacaaaaattaagaGTGTTGAAAATTTCGTGAACTCTGTTCGAACAATCTTGACGCAAAATAATTtag TCTTACGGTGTTTGATCAATAATGCGGCGATAATGATCTTCGGCGAATTCGAATGGCAAACGGACGAGCAACTTAGAAATCAAGTAGAAGTGAATTTACTGGGCACTATGAGAATCACTCAAGAACTGATGCCGATGATTCGCGCCCACTTCACCCGGATTATCGTAATCTCGAGCCACTGTAACATCCAACCGATTCCGGGAGTAGCAGCTTACAGTGGGACAAAAGCTGCCCTCAACGCTTGGGCCACTGCTATCAGGATGGAGTTGAAGAAGTATGGCATCAAGGTCGTTTGCTTGATCCCTG GTTCGTTCGTAAATGAGAGCAATATATTAACACGGCAAGTTGAACATTTCGAGGTGATGAGAAGATCGATGTCCGAGGAGGCGAAAACGTTTTACGGTGATTATTTCGCCAGGTATTCGCAATATTTCACTTCTGTGGGACAAGATACGAGTTTGAGAAAGCTACAGGATTCGGGTGTCTACGAGACTTTCGAAGGTGCTCTCCTAGATAAATATCCATCGCCAGTTTACAA GAATGAATCATggcgatatttcatttatcacaCCTTGTTTATGATCTCGCCTATCTGTTTGCGAGATAGACTGGTCCAGAAATTTGTGCAAGGCCCTTTATGGACGAGAAAAGAATGTTAA
- the LOC724386 gene encoding NPC intracellular cholesterol transporter 2, which produces MAILTYVYVFAVLFIANSMQAYVPCDGKPAPTNVKILGCDTLPCNLVRGTNVEANVDFKAVANTKTLRPVVDVDLGNSHMQYPLPEQNACKNLVNGQCPLQSGQAATYYLKMPVLKAYPKVALTIQLSLVDENNNSEVCFKIPAKVVD; this is translated from the exons ATGGCAATCCTCACCTATG TTTACGTATTTGCGGTGCTCTTCATCGCCAACTCGATGCAAGCTTATGTGCCTTGCGATGGTAAACCAGCCCCAACGAACGTGAAGATTTTGGGTTGCGATACTCTGCCTTGCAATTTGGTTAGAGGAACTAATGTTGAGGCTAACGTTGACTTTAAGGCTG TTGCAAACACGAAAACTCTGAGACCCGTAGTAGATGTTGACCTAGGAAACAGCCACATGCAATACCCACTCCCAGAACAAAATGCTTGCAAGAATCTGGTGAACGGACAGTGCCCATTGCAAAGTGGACAAGCAGCTACTTATTACCTTAAGATGCCAGTTCTGAAAGCCTATCCAAAAGTTGCTCTGACCATCCAATTATCTCTTGTTGACGAAAATAACAATTCTGAAGTATGTTTCAAGATCCCAGCTAAAGTTGTTGactaa
- the LOC408831 gene encoding ribosome-releasing factor 2, mitochondrial — translation MFTSKLIKTPWCTIQKRYASKGTTIIKKEYGEHEISKIRNIGILAHIDAGKTTTTERMLYYSGLIKHMGEVHYGNTVTDYMDQERQRGITITSAAVTFEWKNYCINLIDTPGHIDFTMEVEQTLRVLDGAVVILDGSAGVEAQTLTVCRQADKYDIPRIIYINKMDRTDANFDASLKSIESKLHTEVLPVQFPIKEKGILEGIVDTISLEKIIFDKKDMGKKLSRFKLTEDKDKGLWEMANEKRRELTDKLSNMDDKLADTIIEQESLDAITSQMLTDSLHRATINKKGIPVLLGSSYKNIGVQPLMDSILLYLPSPNASKHSKYYQCFDNKLCARAFKVVHDKQKGPITFFRIYSGSIEKGTKLYNLRTEKKEQVGKLYIAYADEYEEIKQISQGNIAAITGLTSTSAGDLITIGPTAIEEAEKKLKAQKDVKPEDVEKIFDYNSKILEPVFFCSIEAPSLSMQVALEKALEELEREDPSLRVTQNEETGQIVLGGMGELHLEIIKERIKTEYKIDADLGPLQISYRETIKEPIQDTFSSEYKIGNINTNVKITMSLIPNYESKETFLLDKSMDFINVIPKNIMKVVKNSVRSVLLNGPKLCYPVLNMGIKLHSLEYGPNTTPSIINAAVSQCIRQLMKSAGIALLEPIMRLEIVVPEDYLSVILKDLAKRRAEVKYIDVFKQNKVVYCFAPLAELLGYSTTVRIISSGHATFTLEFDRYELMDSANEAEAIKRVTGFY, via the exons ATGTTTacatctaaattaataaagactCCATGGTGCACGATTCAAAAAAGATACGCGTCAAAAGGAAccacaattataaaaaaagaatatggagaacacgaaatttcgaaaattcgaaacattGGAATTTTGGCACATATTGATGCTG GAAAAACTACTACCACAGAAAGAATGCTATATTATTCGGGTCTTATTAAACATATGGGAGAGGTTCATTATGGAAACACAGTAACAGATTATATGGATCAGGAACGTCAACGTGGAATAACAATAACCTCCGCAGCGGTGACatttgaatggaaaaattattgtattaatttaattgatactcCAGGACATATTGACTTCACAATGGAAGTAGAGCAAACTTTAAGGGTATTAGATGGAGCAGTAGTTATATTAGATGGAAGTGCAGGTGTCGAGGCTCAAACATTGACAGTATGTAGACAAGctgataaatatgatatacctagaattatttatataaataaaatggacAGAACAGATGCTAATTTTGATGCTAGTTTAAAATCTATTGAATCTAAATTGCACACAGAAGTTTTGCCTGtacaatttccaattaaagaaaaaggaattttagaAGGAATCGTAGATActatttctttagaaaaaattatatttgataaaaaagatatggGCAAGAAACTTTCTAGATTCAAATTAACTGAAGATAAGGATAAAGGTTTATGGGAAATGGCAAATGAAAAGCGTAGAGAATTAACTGATAAATTATCCAATATGGATGACAAATTGGCCGATACAATTATAGAACAGGAATCTTTAGATGCAATAACATCACAAATGCTGACCGATTCTTTACACAGAGCaaccataaataaaaaaggtaTTCCTGTGCTTTTAGGcagttcttataaaaatataggagTACAACCTTTAATGGACagtatattactatatttaccATCACCCAATGCAAGTAAACATTCTAAGTATTATCAatgttttgataataaattatgtgcCAGAGCATTTAAAGTCGTTCATGATAAACAAAAAGGACCAATcacattttttagaatttatagtGGTAGCATAGAGAAAGgtacgaaattatataatcttcgtacagaaaaaaaagaacaagtaggaaaattatatatcgcaTATGCTGACgaatatgaagaaataaaacaaatttcacaGGGCAATATTGCAGCGATAACAGGATTAACAAGTACCTCAGCCGgtgatttaataacaataggACCAACGGCGATAGAAGAAGCagaaaaaaaactgaaagCGCAAAAAGATGTTAAACCAGAAGATGTggagaaaatattcgattacaattcaaaaatattagagCCAGTCTTTTTCTGTTCGATAGAAGCACCATCGTTATCTATGCAAGTAGCTTTAGAGAAGGCTCTCGAAGAACTTGAAAGAGAAGATCCAAGTTTGAGAGTTACTCAAAATGAAGAGACTGGTCAGATTGTGCTTGGAGGCATGGGTGAATTAcatctcgaaattattaaagaaagaattaaaacggAATATAAAATCGATGCTGATTTAGGTCCCTTGCAAATTTCCTATAGAGAGACTATCAAGGAACCTATTCAAGATACTTTTTCGAgtgaatataaaataggaaatattaatacaaatgttaaaataaccATGTCATTAATACCAAATTATGAAAGTAAAGAAACTTTCTTATTGGACAAATCGAtggattttattaatgttataccaaaaaatataatgaaagttGTGAAAAATAGTGTTCGATCAGTTCTTTTAAACGGACCAAAATTATGTTATCCCGTTTTAAATATGGGTATTAAATTGCACAGTTTAGAATATGGACCAAATACTACCCCGTCGATAATTAATGCTGCTGTTTCGCAATGTATTAGACag TTGATGAAGAGTGCTGGCATTGCCCTTTTAGAACCGATAATGCGATTGGAGATCGTGGTCCCTGAAGATTATTTAAGCGTTATTCTCAAAGACTTGGCGAAAAGGCGCGCTGAAGTGAAGTACATCGATGTCTTCAAACAGAACAAG GTAGTCTACTGTTTTGCCCCATTAGCCGAACTATTAGGATATTCAACGACGGTGAGGATAATCTCGTCAGGACATGCAACGTTCACGTTGGAATTCGATCGCTACGAATTAATGGATTCAGCGAATGAAGCAGAAGCGATTAAAAGAGTAactggtttttattaa
- the LOC411081 gene encoding zinc finger protein-like 1 → MGLCKCPKRRVTNLFCFEHRVNVCEHCMVTNHPKCIVQSYILWLHDHDYNPICTLCSVNLSEGDCVRLTCYHMYHWTCLDKYARELPATTAPAGYTCPTCKERIFPDSKLVSPVADVLREKLAGVNWARAGLGLPLLSEDREQKPEQEHPSLRIETTSYQNHTTSSPSTTTSRSVSNVNSVHTNINNVHLNNQKVGPPYSIVNIDSSMGLSQPTSRKVCEAYDDPKEISFDHDENKYRRKSAIEWFLRWWKLIVSPPTRRRNSPGPLYKRYAVLGIMGILAFIGILILFSWLGRMATDGDPSYDLHADPNILVADKSAGI, encoded by the exons atgGGATTGTGCAAGTGTCCGAAAAGAAGAGTTACAAACTTATTTTGTTTTGAACACCGTGTCAATGTTTGTGAACATTGTATGGTCACAAACCATCCAAAg tgtATTGTTCAGTCATATATTTTGTGGCTTCATGATCATGATTATAATCCAATTTGTACATTATGTTCAGTAAATTTAAGTGAAGGAGATTGTGTACGATTAACATGTTATCATATGTATCATTGGACATGTTTGGATAAGTATGCCAGAGAATTACCAGCAACTACTGCACCAGCAGGATACACATGTCCAACTTGTAAAGAACGCATATTTCCAGATTCAAAATTAGTATCTCCTGTAGCAGATgtattaagagaaaaattagcAGGAGTAAATTGGGCACGTGCTGGTTTAGGTTTACCTTtg ctcAGTGAAGATAGGGAACAAAAACCAGAACAAGAGCATCCTTCATTAAGAATTGAAACTACGTCGTATCAAAATCATACAACATCATCACCATCAACAACTACATCACGTTCTGTTAGCAATGTTAATTCAGTTcatactaatataaataatgtgcatttaaataatcaaaaagttGGGCCACCCTattcaattgtaaatattgattCATCTATGGGATTATCACAACCAACATCAAGGAAAGTTTGTGAAGCTTATGATGATCCAAAAGAAATATCCTTTGAtcatgatgaaaataaatatagaagaaaatctGCCATTGAATGGTTCTTAAGATGGTGGAAATTGATAGTTAGTCCACCAACACGGCGTAGAAACTCACCTGGACCATTGTACAAGAGATACGCAGTGCTAGGTATCATGGGTATATTAGCTTTTATCGGAATATTAATTCTCTTCTCATGGCTCGGAAGGATGGCTACAGATGGCGATCCAAGTTACGATCTTCATGCGGATCCTAATATTTTAGTCGCCGACAAATCTGCTggtatttaa
- the LOC724169 gene encoding transcription factor kayak isoform X3, translating into MAATAMDPVDIANILAQELLYQQLVSLDGLHSGVPTRTTPTLTPTTLRSIEQTFLELTSESASHSREAGFVPPLVEPSQPTPAQTQNTAAHHVVTTTVAAPVATNTTLVDSQQTQPQQPQQSQQPQQPARRNMGGRRPTRTIGMTPEEEERRQIRRERNKMAAARCRKRRMDHTNALLEETEGLEQKKQSLQEEIQQLQQAKDELEFILEAHRAVCRLRSASPPDVKPVITDERSNLNFEPIRSFSIL; encoded by the exons ATGGCAGCCACCGCCATGGATCCAGTCGACATTGCTAATATCCTCGCGCAGGAACTGCTTTATCAGCAG CTTGTTTCCCTGGACGGTCTGCACAGCGGAGTGCCGACCAGGACGACGCCGACGTTGACGCCGACGACGCTCCGGAGTATCGAACAGACTTTTCTGGAGCTGACCAGTGAGTCAGCGTCGCACAGTCGCGAAGCAGGGTTCGTCCCACCGTTGGTGGAACCTTCGCAACCGACGCCGGCACAAACGCAAAACACGGCGGCGCATCACGTTGTCACCACCACCGTCGCCGCCCCTGTGGCCACCAACACCACCCTCGTGGACAGTCAACAGACGCAGCCACAGCAGCCGCAGCAGTCGCAACAGCCGCAGCAGCCAGCGAGGCGCAATATGGGCGGTAGGAGGCCCACCAGGACGATCGGGATGACTcccgaggaggaagagagacgaCAGATCCGCagagaaaggaataaaatggCAGCAGCTAGATGTCGCAAGCGTAGAATGGATCACACCAATGCCCTGTTAGAA GAGACTGAGGGTTTGGAACAGAAGAAACAGAGTTTGCAAGAAGAGATACAACAGCTGCAACAGGCCAAAGACGAGCTCGAGTTCATCCTGGAGGCTCACAGAGCAGTCTGCCGACTTCGTTCCGCGTCTCCTCCGGATGTGAAGCCCGTGATTACCGATGAGCGTTCGAATCTTAATTTCGAACCGATTCGAAGTTTTTCAATACTGTGA
- the LOC102655139 gene encoding uncharacterized protein LOC102655139, whose amino-acid sequence MISGYVSLLYSISEKPLEYWSKQQSQSGRIRKILDSDLLENVIELQDFEQHGYGTSITCPSDSSQFLNIKLPILVVVIKNLNLQCRIQLQITDNQNCLHNFQFTNLESEKQNSKAVICRVKVKLETGWNKLELNLASLTQTAFKQEYATAQRIQICGNCRLRRIYFIDKHYDDQEVCPTLYHKFLDSYMLKWGIHTVERGTQTNAKKIKSKSKSNSLKLSKQFSIEDLSAGETARQNCSKIVSTVSKLADEDFLRNLQIKTDILINEFFNRQDTKLLQVSELKDNTAMKPYAFPIIHSKKPFSYNRISEDALKRIGVLRTFTETYICNEEKRKENKIQENWKHRYFFPQEKSLINNDLSKKILSKKILERKPKSLLLLTELKPDNKQISQVKKIDEQSKRDESV is encoded by the exons ATGATTTCTGGATATGTGTCTTTGTTATATAGTATCAGCGAGAAACCTTTAGAGTATTGGAGTAAGCAACAGTCGCAGTCGGGTCgtattcgtaaaatattagattcggatttattagaaaat GTGATCGAGTTACAAGATTTCGAGCAACATGGGTATGGCACATCCATCACTTGTCCCTCTGATTCTTCTCAATTTCTCAATATCAAATTACCAATTTTAGTTGTAGTTATAAAGAACTTGAATCTACAATGTCGTATACAATTGcag ATAACAGATAATCAAAACTGtttgcataattttcaattcacgAATTTGGAATCGGAGAAGCAAAACTCGAAGGCTGTAATTTGTCGCGTGAAGGTGAAGCTGGAAACCGGttggaataaattagaattgaatttaGCAAGTCTAACTCAGACCGCTTTCAAGCAAGAATATGCTACTGCGCAGAGAATTCAGATTTGCGGCAATTGTCGTTTGCgtagaatatatttcatagaCAAACATTATGACGATCAAGAAGTTTGCCCAACGTTGTATCACAAATTTCTTGATTCTTACATGCTGAAATGGGGCATTCACACCGTGGAGAGGGGTACGCAGACTAACGCGAAAAAGATCAAGAGCAAATCGAAGAGTAACAGTTTGAAACTCTCGAAGCAATTCAGCATTGAAGATCTAAGCGCGGGAGAAACTGCTAGACAAAATTGttctaaaattgtttcaacCGTGTCAAAATTGGCCGACGAGGactttttgagaaatttacaGATCAAGACGGATATATTGATCAACGAATTCTTCAATAGGCAGGACACCAAACTTTTACAAGTCTCAGAATTGAAAGACAATACTGCAATGAAGCCTTATGCTTTTCCGATAATACACTCGAAGAAACCGTTCAGTTATAATCGTATTTCGGAAGATGCGCTAAAAAGAATTGGTGTTTTGCGAACGTTTACGGAAACTTATATATGCAATGAGGAAAAACGTAAAGAGAATAAGATACAGGAGAATTGGAAGCATAGATACTTTTTTCCTCAAGAGAAATCTTTGATTAATAACGATTTGTCGAAGAAGATTttaagcaaaaaaatattggaacggAAACCAAAATCTTTGCTTCTATTGACTGAATTGAAACCTGATAACAAACAGATCTCCCAGGTGAAGAAGATTGATGAGCAATCTAAACGTGACGAAAGTGTTTAA